A genome region from Perca fluviatilis chromosome 20, GENO_Pfluv_1.0, whole genome shotgun sequence includes the following:
- the angel1 gene encoding protein angel homolog 1 isoform X5 yields the protein MKEPSPEKEDEIRPDKKQLMAVLHEETKNEDASKMSEVKSALKEKEAETRNEQQQDEVEASTQVDREISKKEDNEISKKEGREISKQEHREITIHHEVFHMKQNTEDGSIFPTEDISPEQDLGAPLECLQAEDSTKETTRSVQEKMKIPSLEESVTPAVPSIQDTTHPVQEQILIHHLEESMAPAVPSIQDTTHPVQEQILIHHLEESMAPAKTTAEVTECWDEYLAPTADGGESSSLLLLSSLLSNTQTLLLSGQHDTPTSWHFPAGPGLAEEVQCPLWQFPALSYYPPIEPIVPFEVMWRVWEDVDESATAAEPFPFTKASMDFTVMSYNILAEDLLEANQELYTHCPLEVLDWSYRCSLLLEEIKKWEPDILCLQEVQENHYHEQLYPVLSQMGYTCVYKQRTGTKTDGCATCYRSSCFFEVSVTSLEFFRPETELLDRHNVGIVLLLRPVVIQGSEVKAKGPPLCVANTHLLFNPSRGDVKLAQLAIMLAEIDSVVKSCKAKGKHCNLILCGDFNSLPHTPLYQLITTGELYFQGLPAWMISGQEDQSHKAYCHRLFAPLWPSSLGITDSCQYTTVKEALKSQNQKSGFPVHKNGTDRRTTRKHSKCLMAFYIQEVKGKGQYSHEFMLQMRFCPAACVRPLDLEQIPGVTDNMPDASRGSQSHDNRFRHTISHRLELKSVYKHILPGFGHPEVTTLHSEAGATVDYIFYSPRRVLHRDLNAGDLVSEGLKLIGSLSLLSEDVLWSMKGLPNHIFPSDHLSLLAKFQLDLNSA from the exons ATGAAAGAACCAAGCCCAGAAAAGGAAGACGAAATTAGGCCTGACAAAAAACAGCTGATGGCTGTCCTGCATGAAGAAACAAAGAATGAGGATGCTTCAAAAATGAGTGAGGTGAAATCTGCACTGAAGGAGAAAGAAGCGGAGACGAGAAATGAACAGCAACAAGACGAAGTGGAAGCTTCCACGCAAGTGGACAGGGAAATATCCAAGAAAGAGGACAATGAAATATCCAAGAAGGAGGGCAGGGAAATATCCAAGCAGGAGCACAGAGAAATAACAATTCACCATGAGGTGTTCCATATGAAGCAAAACACAGAGGATGGAAGTATTTTTCCAACTGAGGACATTAGCCCCGAGCAAGATCTTGGGGCACCATTAGAGTGCCTGCAAGCAGAGGACAGCACTAAAGAAACCACCAGATCAGTGCAGGAAAAAATGAAGATACCAAGCTTGGAAGAGTCCGTAACTCCAGCTGTGCCAAGCATACAAGATACTACCCATCCAGTACAAGAACAAATACTGATACACCACCTGGAAGAGTCAATGGCTCCAGCTGTGCCAAGCATACAAGATACTACCCATCCAGTACAAGAACAAATACTGATACACCACCTGGAAGAGTCAATGGCTCCAGCTAAAACTACAGCTGAAGTAACTGAGTGCTGGGATGAATATCTGGCTCCAACTGCTGATGGTGGGGAAAGCAGTTCTTTGCTGTTACTTTCCTCCCTTCTCTCTAACACTCAAACCCTTCTACTCAGTGGGCAGCATGATACACCAACTAGCTGGCATTTTCCTGCAGGACCTGGCCTGGCAGAAGAAGTGCAGTGCCCACTGTGGCAGTTTCCTGCCTTGAGCTATTACCCTCCAATAGAGCCAATAGTGCCATTTGAAG TAATGTGGAGAGTATGGGAGGATGTGGATGAGAGTGCCACTGCCGCAGAGCCCTTCCCATTCACGAAGGCCTCGATGGACTTCACTGTTATGTCCTACAACATCCTTGCTGAAGACCTGCTGGAGGCCAACCAGGAGCTGTACACACACTGCCCCCTGGAGGTGCTGGACTGGAGCTACCGCTGCAGCCTACTCCTAGAGGAAATCAAGAAATGGGAACCAGAT ATTCTGTGTCTGCAAGAAGTTCAGGAGAACCACTACCATGAACAACTGTATCCAGTCCTGTCTCAGATGG GCTACACCTGTGTGTACAAGCAGCGTACAGGGACCAAGACAGACGGCTGTGCTACGTGCTATCGTAGCAGTTGCTTCTTTGAGGTGTCGGTCACCTCGCTGGAGTTCTTCAGGCCAGAGACGGAGCTGCTGGACCGGCACAATGTGGGCATTGTTTTGTTGCTTCGGCCAGTGGTCATccaggggtcagaggtcaaggCAAAGGGCCCACCCCTCTGCGTGGCCAACACCCATCTGCTCTTCAACCCTAGCAGGGGTGATGTGAAGCTGGCTCAGCTCGCGATAATGCTGGCAGAAATTGACAGCGTGGTCAAGTCCTGTAAGGCCAAAGGCAAACACTGTAACCTTATATTATGTGGGGACTTTAACTCTTTGCCCCACACGCCTCTGTATCAGCTGATCACCACCGGCGAGCTCTACTTCCAGGGTCTACCAGCATGGATG ATATCGGGTCAAGAGGATCAGTCACACAAAGCCTATTGTCACAGACTGTTTGCCCCCCTGTGGCCCAGCTCTCTGGGAATCACTGACAGCTGCCAGTACACTACTGTCAAGGAGGCATTGAAGAGCCAGAATCAGAAATCAG GGTTTCCTGTCCACAAGAATGGGACGGACAGACGGACAACCCGAAAACATAGTAAATGCCTGATGGCATTTTATATCCAAGAGGTCAAAG GGAAAGGTCAGTACAGCCATGAGTTCATGCTGCAGATGCGCTTCTGTCCAGCTGCATGTGTCCGTCCTCTGGACTTGGAGCAGATCCCAGGTGTGACGGACAACATGCCAG ATGCTTCAAGGGGAAGTCAGTCTCATGATAACAG GTTCAGACACACAATCAGTCATCGGTTAGAGCTGAAGTCGGTCTACAAGCACATTCTTCCAGGCTTTGGCCATCCGGAAGTGACAACCCTGCACTCTGAAGCTGGGGCTACTGTCGACTACATCTTCTACTCCCCTAGACGCGTCTTACATCGTGATCTAAATG cTGGTGACCTTGTGAGTGAGGGTCTGAAGCTGATTGGTTCTCTCTCACTTCTATCAGAGGATGTCTTATGGTCAATGAAGGGCCTGCCCAATCACATATTTCCCTCCGACCATCTCAGTCTTCTGGCCAAATTCCAGCTGGACCTGAATTCTGCATGA